AGACTCAATCCACTAATCGCAGCCGGCCCACCCTGGAAACTCCACAAAATTGATAAGTAAATATTGTGACCAAACGGCGAAACCCAATATCTGCCGCGCCGCCCTTTCCCCGCGGTTTGCCGTTCGGCCAAACAGACAGAGCCGATGCCGGCACCCTGCCTCGCCCTGTCCAATAAATAAGTGTTGGTAGAGTGAATCTCGTCGTGAATTTCCAGTTCACCCAGCAAGGATCGCGCATGGCCATCCAAGTGCTGATCGATCTGCTGCTCGTCCAACAACTGTAAAGGGCTTTGCAAGCGGTAACCTTTGCCCGATACCGCTAGTAACTCGATACCGAACTCGGACAACGCACTTAAGTGTTTCCATACCGCCGAACGACTAACGCCCAGCAAGCCCGCCAATTCGGTCCCCGAGTGAAATTGACCGTCCGCCAGGACATGTAAAATTTGTTTAAGTTTAGGAGAGATCAATCGCCAACCTGTCGAACGTGCAGTAAAGCCGGACTACGGCGCTAAAACTCGTTTTTATCACGCAATTGTTGCAATTGTTTCTTGACGACATGCTTGATTAACAGCTCTCTATCGTCTTCTTTGAGATTGACGTACTCAACACAGATAAAGAACGGCCGCTCCGGGCTATCGCCGGAAATATCCTTGCACTGGACGACGTTCGCGTAGGCCACGATCACCGCCATACACGAGGTCAGCAGCATCCGCAATTCCAGCAGTTCGCCAACCGCTATAGGTGTTTCATTGCTAAAAGCTAACCCAGTGGCGCTGAGACTGACGTCGCGGGTATCGTGTTCGGAAAACTCCTCACTCTGTGCGCTAATCGCCTGGGCGATCAAGTTGATTTTGGTGTCGATGATCTTCAGATATTCGAACATTTCCGGATCGCGCCTTTCCAGGCGCGGCGACAACATGCGCGCTTCCTGCGCCAATACGTCCAACGCGGAGGTCAATGAACAATTGCCCAGTACATCATTAGAGACATGACTCAAGGCGTCGACATTTTTTTTGTCGATGACTTTGTGCAGCAGATTTATCGTGTCGTTGACTCGAAAATAACGCCTTTTTTCTTCAATTTCATCCGCCATGGTGTGCTCGTCCTCGGTCTACTTAAGTGGGGTAAATATTACGAATAAAGAATTTTAGCTTAAGCGGCTTCAACTGTTTAATTCCACAGCATCAATCAGAAATAATAAGATCGTAACGATGCATCAAGCGGCTAACTTCGACACGCGGCAGACTGACGACAGGCAAGATTAGATCGGTGGATGTGAGTCCGGCCAGTTGCAAAGATTCTTCTTCTACGTACAAATCGTTAACGTCGTAAATTTGCAAGGCCTGAAAAATTGCCGAGGTATCCTTTAAATCTAATCCGCCAGGATGCTGCTGATTTTTTAATTGCCACACGGCATCGTCGACAAAAAGCAAGGCGACGTGCTGATCAAAGGCCGCGGCAGTCAAAATCGCGTCCAGAGTTTCTTGCAGATGACCACCGCTGTAAGGCAAGCGGCGCATAATAAATAGATAGCGTTTCATGGCACAGTTAACCGAAGACAATACTGCGGTCAGCCAGCAGAGTCGCCTCCAGCCACTGTCCTAAACCGGCTATCCGAAACCCCGGCGCCGTATCGTCATCCTGCTTACCCTGCCGTGCAGCCTCATCAAGGCACAATAAACCCCGGCGCTGCGCCGCCGAGATGCACACCACTAAATCCACACCATATTGCTCAGCCAAAGCCGACCAATGTCGAGTAATCGAAAATTCATCCTCAGGCGGCTTGGCATAACGGAAAGCATGATAGATACCCTCCTTGTAAAAAAATACTCGCAGAATTTGGTGCTCGGCCGCCAACGCCGCCTGAATAAACCGATAGGCGTTCAGGCCGGCATTGCTGGCGTAAGGACTGGCATTAACTTGTACGGCATATTTCATCGCGCTGTAAAATAATCGTTAAATTCAATATTCGGCCTATTTTAATACGAGCACGTTCAAGCTGCCCGTTTTTGCCGCGCATTGTTTTGCTATTGAACCAAACTTACTGCTTCCAGTCCGAGCTTCCATGACAATTAAGCCTCTTATTTTCAGCCTTGGCCTGATCCTGTTCTGTCCGTCGCCGCGAGCCTTGGACATCGAAAAAATCCAACTGCCGGACATGGGCGATTCAGCAGGCGCCATCATTTCACCGGCTCAGGAAAAGGAGTTCGGCGAAGCTTTTTTTCGTAATTTGCATCAACAAGCCGAAATTAATCAGGATGTGGAAATCCAACAATACATCCAGAACATAGGTCGGCAATTAGCGTCCCACAGCGACACGCCGTCCAATCCCTTCCACTTTTTTGTCGTGATGGACCCCAATATCAACGCCTTTGCCGGCCCAGGAGGATACATTGGCGTCAATTCCGGCTTGATCCTTTTGACCGAAGCGGAGAGCGAACTGGCATCGGTAATGGCTCACGAGATTGCTCACGTTACCCAACGTCATTTATACAGATCGATTGAAAAAGCCAGCAAATTGTCGATCCCGACCGTCGCCGCCACGTTGGCGGCGATTTTGATCGGCACCCAGTCCCCCAATATGGGCCAAGCAGCTTTAATGGCCATCCAAGCCGGCAACATTCAGTTTCAAATCGATTTTACCCGCGACCACGAAAAAGAAGCAGACCGGGTGGGTATGCAAACCTTAGCCGGTGCCAATTACGACCCGCGCAGCATGCCGACTTTTTTCGAACGCTTACAGCAATCCACCCGTTATTACGGCAAAGGCGTACCTGAATTTTTAAGAACCCACCCGGTATCGGAAAATCGGGTGGCCGACACCCGCGGCAGAGCGGAAATCTATCCCTACCGGCAATATCCGGATTCATTAGCGTATTTGTTGACCAAGGCCAAGCTTACCGTGCTGACTGCGCAGGACAAACGCACCCCGCTACAGCATTTCACCACGCTCGAAATGCAAGGCACGCCGGAACAAAGAGCTGTCGCCCGCTATGGCATGGGCTTGGTATATTTGGAAAATCAACAATACGCCGCAGCCAGCGAAATTTTTCAAAAACTCACCGAGCAATATCCGTCGCAACCGCAATATATCTCCGCGCTGGCCCGCACAGCGATGGATGCGCACGACTACGAAAAAGCCGGCAAATTATTTGAGAAAGCAATTAACACCTTCCCCAGCAATGACGCCTTAAAAATTCAATATACCCGCAGCCTGGTCAAGAACGCTCAACCGCAACGCGCAAAACAAGTGTTACAAAGCTTGTCGGATAGCGAGAAAGACCAGCCGTATTATTACGAACTACTCGCGCAGATTTTCGCCGACCTCAAACAGCCCGGGGAATCGCATCGCTACATGGCCGAGTACTATTACGCTAGCGGCGAAACCGAAGCGGCGATCATGCAAATCAGATTGGCAAAACAACAGACTGATCTCAGCTTTCAGCTACAAGCCATCCTCAACGAACGGCTAAATTTCTTTCTCAGCGAGGAAGAATCGCGCCGAATGGAACGCTAATTTCAAACATTAGAAAAACCTGATACGAGCTAAGTTTTTGTTTAAGAAAATTAATTTCGGGGCAAAACCATTTCCCGAAATAAAACTGATTTTTTTGTTGGACACCCGGTTTTTTTTAAAATACACTGCGCCCACCTTGAATACGGAGTGCATTCAACCTTAACGGGTTGCATCTTTGAGGGGGGAGGGAAACAGCCGGTAAAACGGCTGATAATAATAATTATAAAATAGTAATTGCTTGACTAAACTGCCCTAAGGCAGGCGTCCAACACAATAACAATAATAATTACAACAAACAGGACGGGCCCGCGTATAGCGGGCTTTTTATTGCCTGTCGTTTTACTTTCTCCACCTAGCCGCTTGCAGCCTCGATTGGCCTAAGTGCGCCGTTTATCTTATAATTCAACCCTGTCCGCTCAGTACTGTTAAAGTCTATCGGGCGAAGATCCCCCGCAAACTCAGATAAGGTTTAATAATGGCACGCGTTACCGTTGAAGATTGTTTGGAAAATGTTGAAAACCGTTTCAAATTGGTGTTACTCGCCAGCAAAAGAGCACGGCAGTTGGAAAAAGGCGCCGATGAATTCGTTCCACGCGGCAAAGATAAAGACACTGTGCTGGCACTTCGTGAAATAGCCGCAGGCTTTGTCAACGAAGAAAATATCGACCGTTTGCATCGTGCAGGTTACGTTTCGGAAACCCATCTGGAAATCTAACACCCATGCCCGAGATAGCTGTCAAACCCGCACCAGCGCTACCTGCTATCGAGCATCCTGAAGAAAAACTTCTTCACCAGCTCTGCGAGATCCTGCGCAGCTATCTCGACCAAGAACAAATCAACGATGTGATCCGCGCCTACCATTTCGGTGCGGCCGCGCATTCCGGGCAATTCCGCAGGAGCGGCGAAGCCTATATCTGTCATCCGGTATCCGTGGCGATCACACTGGCCAGCATGCACATGGATCACCATGGCATCATGGCGGCCATTCTGCACGATGTCATCGAAGACACCCCTATCAGCAAGGAACAACTGGGGGAACAGTTTGGCGTCGAAGTGGCTGAACTGGTTGATGGCGTGACCAAACTCTCCAAGATCGACAGCCGTTCCCGCGCCGAAGCGCAAGCGGAAAACGTCAGAAAAATGTTCCTGGCCATGGCGCAAGATCTGCGCGTAATCGTTGTCAAACTCGCCGACCGTTTGCACAACATGCAAACCATGGGCAATATGCCGGTCGATAAAAAACGCCGCATCGCCAAGGAAACGCTGGAAATTTACGCCCCTATCGCCAATCGGCTGGGCATGAACGATGTCAGGCATCAGCTGGAATCGCTGGGCTTTAAAGCGCTCTACCCCAACCGCTACACGGCCATCAATAATGCCGTGAAAAAATCGCGCGGCAACCGCAAGGAAATCATCGACACCATCCAGAATGCCATCCAGAATCGTCTAAACGAATCCAACTTGGACGGTGCAGTGGCGGGCCGCGAAAAAAACATCGCCAGCATTTATCAAAAAATGCTCAGCAAACGGATTTCCTTTACCGACGTCTTTGATGTCTACGCTTTCCGCATTTATTGCCATCAGGTCGACGACTGTTACCGGGCTTTAGGCTGCGTGCACAATTTATATAAACCCGTTCCTGGCCGCTTCAAGGACTACATAGCCTTGCCCAAAGCCAACGGCTATCAGTCACTGCACACGATATTGATAGGCCCTTACGGCGTGCCTATCGAAATTCAGATTCGTACCCACGAAATGCATCGCCTTTCGGAGTCGGGAATTGCCGCGCATTGGCTATACAAATCCGACAACGATAAAAGTGAGACCATCCAGGCCCGCGCCAACGAATGGCTGCGCGATTTGCTGGAGATTCAAAAATCCGCCGGCGATTCGCTGGAATTCATCGATAACTTAAAAGTCGATCTGTTCCCGCAAGAAGTTTTCGTGTTTACCCCCAAAGGCAAAATCATCAAGCTTCCGCGCGGCGCGACCATTGTCGATTTCGCCTACCTGGTGCATACCGATGTCGGCAACGCCTGTATTTCCGCGCGCATCGACAAGAAACTGGTGCCGCTGCAAACCAAGCTGGAAAACGGCATGACGGTAGAAGTCATTACCGCCACTTGGGCCAGACCGAATCCCCTTTGGCTGAACTACGTCACCACCGCCAAGGCCCGCAGCTGCATCCGCGCCTATTTGAAAAACTTCAACCAACAGGAAGCCATCAATCTGGGCCGCCGCCTTCTGGAAAAAGAATTGCAGAGCCTGGGTATTCAACTGGAAAATGTCGATAATACCCGCATCATCCAGGTGTTACAGGTCTTGAAAAAGCACTCGATGAACGAGTTGCTGGAAGACATCGGCTTGGGCAATCGCATGCCCTTCCTGGTGGCAAAACGCATCAGTCAAACCGACGTGAACGCGGCGGTAAAACTCGACGACAACGAATCAACGCATAAAACCCCTTTAATTATCAAAGGCACCGAAGGCATTGTCGTCAGCCTTGCCAAATGCTGCCGGCCGATTCCCGGCGACTCGATTATCGGCTTCTTCAACCCCGGTAAAGGCATCGTCGTCCATCATCACGAATGCCGTAACAGCAACGAAGTCAGAAAAAAACAGACTACCTGGTTGGATGTGGAATGGAGCCCGGAAGCCAGCGGCGAATTCCCCGCTGAAATCCGCATCGAACTGTTAAACCAACGCGGTTCGCTGGCCACCATCGCTTCGACCATCTCCAGTATGGATTCCAATATCGAAAACATTACCGTGGTCAGCCAGGATGATCGGGTCTCGGTGGATTTATTAACCCTGGCCGTAAAGGATCGCGTGCATTTGGCCAATATCATCCGTAAATTGAAAAAACTTTCCATCGTTTTAAAAATTACCCGCATCAAGGCATAGCATGAACAAGGAAATCATCTCAACCCCTCTGGCCCCGCAAGCAATCGGCACTTATTCGCAAGCCGTCAAAGTAGGCGAGACGGTTTATTTATCCGGACAAATCCCGCTTGACCCGGAGACCATGCAAGTCGTGGACGGTGACATCGCTGTGCACATCCGCCGGGTATTCGATAACCTGAAAGCGGTGGCCGAAGCCGCTGGCGGCGACTTCAACGACATCGTCAAACTCAATGTCTTTCTGACCGATTTAAGCAACTTCCCTATCGTCAACGAAATCATGGCCGAATACTTCAGCCAACCCTACCCCGCTCGTGCGGCAATAGGCGTGGCGGCATTACCCAAAGGCGTTGGCGTGGAAATGGACGGCGTGATGGTATTGCGCAACGAATACTACTGATCAAAACAACGGGGCGTTTTTTCGCCTTATTTATTGATTCATGAGTCATCCGGAACCGCATAAACAGCCTGTCACCACCTTGACAGGCATCGGTTCCCAATCCGCCACCCGCCTTGAAAAACTGGGCATCCATACCCTCCAA
The window above is part of the Methylomonas sp. ZR1 genome. Proteins encoded here:
- the tusD gene encoding sulfurtransferase complex subunit TusD, with the protein product MKYAVQVNASPYASNAGLNAYRFIQAALAAEHQILRVFFYKEGIYHAFRYAKPPEDEFSITRHWSALAEQYGVDLVVCISAAQRRGLLCLDEAARQGKQDDDTAPGFRIAGLGQWLEATLLADRSIVFG
- a CDS encoding RidA family protein, which codes for MNKEIISTPLAPQAIGTYSQAVKVGETVYLSGQIPLDPETMQVVDGDIAVHIRRVFDNLKAVAEAAGGDFNDIVKLNVFLTDLSNFPIVNEIMAEYFSQPYPARAAIGVAALPKGVGVEMDGVMVLRNEYY
- a CDS encoding M48 family metalloprotease; its protein translation is MTIKPLIFSLGLILFCPSPRALDIEKIQLPDMGDSAGAIISPAQEKEFGEAFFRNLHQQAEINQDVEIQQYIQNIGRQLASHSDTPSNPFHFFVVMDPNINAFAGPGGYIGVNSGLILLTEAESELASVMAHEIAHVTQRHLYRSIEKASKLSIPTVAATLAAILIGTQSPNMGQAALMAIQAGNIQFQIDFTRDHEKEADRVGMQTLAGANYDPRSMPTFFERLQQSTRYYGKGVPEFLRTHPVSENRVADTRGRAEIYPYRQYPDSLAYLLTKAKLTVLTAQDKRTPLQHFTTLEMQGTPEQRAVARYGMGLVYLENQQYAAASEIFQKLTEQYPSQPQYISALARTAMDAHDYEKAGKLFEKAINTFPSNDALKIQYTRSLVKNAQPQRAKQVLQSLSDSEKDQPYYYELLAQIFADLKQPGESHRYMAEYYYASGETEAAIMQIRLAKQQTDLSFQLQAILNERLNFFLSEEESRRMER
- a CDS encoding bifunctional (p)ppGpp synthetase/guanosine-3',5'-bis(diphosphate) 3'-pyrophosphohydrolase, with the protein product MPEIAVKPAPALPAIEHPEEKLLHQLCEILRSYLDQEQINDVIRAYHFGAAAHSGQFRRSGEAYICHPVSVAITLASMHMDHHGIMAAILHDVIEDTPISKEQLGEQFGVEVAELVDGVTKLSKIDSRSRAEAQAENVRKMFLAMAQDLRVIVVKLADRLHNMQTMGNMPVDKKRRIAKETLEIYAPIANRLGMNDVRHQLESLGFKALYPNRYTAINNAVKKSRGNRKEIIDTIQNAIQNRLNESNLDGAVAGREKNIASIYQKMLSKRISFTDVFDVYAFRIYCHQVDDCYRALGCVHNLYKPVPGRFKDYIALPKANGYQSLHTILIGPYGVPIEIQIRTHEMHRLSESGIAAHWLYKSDNDKSETIQARANEWLRDLLEIQKSAGDSLEFIDNLKVDLFPQEVFVFTPKGKIIKLPRGATIVDFAYLVHTDVGNACISARIDKKLVPLQTKLENGMTVEVITATWARPNPLWLNYVTTAKARSCIRAYLKNFNQQEAINLGRRLLEKELQSLGIQLENVDNTRIIQVLQVLKKHSMNELLEDIGLGNRMPFLVAKRISQTDVNAAVKLDDNESTHKTPLIIKGTEGIVVSLAKCCRPIPGDSIIGFFNPGKGIVVHHHECRNSNEVRKKQTTWLDVEWSPEASGEFPAEIRIELLNQRGSLATIASTISSMDSNIENITVVSQDDRVSVDLLTLAVKDRVHLANIIRKLKKLSIVLKITRIKA
- the tusC gene encoding sulfurtransferase complex subunit TusC; translated protein: MKRYLFIMRRLPYSGGHLQETLDAILTAAAFDQHVALLFVDDAVWQLKNQQHPGGLDLKDTSAIFQALQIYDVNDLYVEEESLQLAGLTSTDLILPVVSLPRVEVSRLMHRYDLIISD
- the rpoZ gene encoding DNA-directed RNA polymerase subunit omega, coding for MARVTVEDCLENVENRFKLVLLASKRARQLEKGADEFVPRGKDKDTVLALREIAAGFVNEENIDRLHRAGYVSETHLEI
- a CDS encoding PilZ domain-containing protein encodes the protein MADEIEEKRRYFRVNDTINLLHKVIDKKNVDALSHVSNDVLGNCSLTSALDVLAQEARMLSPRLERRDPEMFEYLKIIDTKINLIAQAISAQSEEFSEHDTRDVSLSATGLAFSNETPIAVGELLELRMLLTSCMAVIVAYANVVQCKDISGDSPERPFFICVEYVNLKEDDRELLIKHVVKKQLQQLRDKNEF